From one Rhodovulum sp. ES.010 genomic stretch:
- a CDS encoding EF-hand domain-containing protein, giving the protein MTYGKGLMTGSALAMAVATMLAATLPAGAQGAQGSRSDALFDRLDSDGSGTISLEEFTARSTARFQQLDTDGDGAISAEEAQNLGPARDGQGRRGMQPRAGGYGMGGGQPMGQGYQMGPGAGMGQGYGMGRGHAMGQGYGMAPGYMMGHGGCMRSGQSMGSGCAMGQGYGMGDGRGMGQGMGSAQGMGPRGGGYGMFGGMQGDGPMGYGGFGDPSLSDEDRAERARALVEMLDADGDGMLNAEEMAARPGPQMIFDRVDADGDGTISKDEFDAAAERFGGRFGPGRGNR; this is encoded by the coding sequence ATGACATATGGCAAGGGTCTGATGACCGGATCGGCGCTGGCGATGGCAGTGGCGACAATGCTTGCGGCGACGCTGCCCGCGGGCGCCCAAGGGGCTCAGGGCAGCCGGAGCGATGCGCTGTTCGACCGGCTCGACTCCGATGGCAGCGGCACGATCAGCCTAGAGGAGTTCACCGCGCGTTCGACCGCGCGGTTCCAGCAACTCGACACCGATGGCGACGGCGCGATATCGGCCGAGGAGGCGCAGAACCTCGGTCCGGCCCGCGACGGCCAGGGCCGTCGCGGCATGCAGCCCCGCGCGGGCGGCTACGGCATGGGCGGCGGACAGCCGATGGGACAGGGTTATCAGATGGGGCCCGGCGCCGGAATGGGCCAAGGTTACGGCATGGGCCGTGGCCATGCCATGGGGCAGGGCTATGGAATGGCACCGGGATACATGATGGGCCATGGCGGCTGCATGCGGTCCGGCCAGAGCATGGGGTCCGGCTGCGCCATGGGGCAAGGCTATGGCATGGGCGACGGTCGCGGTATGGGGCAGGGTATGGGATCTGCCCAGGGCATGGGGCCACGCGGCGGCGGTTACGGCATGTTCGGCGGGATGCAGGGCGACGGTCCGATGGGCTATGGCGGCTTCGGAGACCCGAGCCTGAGCGACGAGGACCGCGCCGAGCGCGCCCGAGCGCTGGTCGAGATGCTCGACGCCGATGGCGACGGCATGCTGAATGCCGAGGAAATGGCCGCGCGCCCAGGCCCGCAGATGATCTTCGACCGGGTCGATGCCGATGGCGATGGCACGATCTCCAAGGACGAGTTCGACGCCGCGGCCGAACGGTTCGGCGGCCGGTTCGGGCCCGGCCGCGGCAACCGGTGA
- a CDS encoding DNA mismatch repair protein MutT, protein MGQEDARIRERPIADPPIRNAATVIVLRDAASAPKVLMGQRGAAAAFMPNKFVFPGGAVDAADATVPLAAPLASGCAARLCADADPALATALVTAAIRELWEETGLILGRPGAWDSPAPQGWRGFSRTGHLPTAEGLHFIFRAITPPGRPRRFDARFFLVEAEAIAGDLDDFSGAEDELSHLQWIPLAAVRGFDLPFITEVVLAEVAGLLRQGLPPESVPFFDNRGPRSEFQRLR, encoded by the coding sequence GTGGGCCAGGAGGATGCACGGATTCGGGAACGACCCATAGCCGACCCGCCGATCCGGAACGCCGCGACGGTCATCGTCCTGCGTGATGCGGCAAGCGCGCCGAAGGTCCTTATGGGCCAGCGGGGGGCGGCGGCCGCCTTCATGCCGAACAAGTTCGTCTTCCCGGGCGGCGCGGTGGATGCGGCGGACGCCACCGTGCCGCTGGCCGCGCCGCTCGCGTCCGGATGCGCCGCGCGGCTATGCGCCGACGCCGATCCGGCGCTGGCGACCGCCCTCGTCACCGCCGCCATCCGCGAATTGTGGGAAGAGACCGGGCTGATCCTCGGCCGGCCGGGCGCCTGGGACAGCCCGGCCCCGCAGGGCTGGCGCGGATTCTCCCGCACGGGCCACCTGCCCACGGCCGAAGGGCTGCACTTCATCTTCCGCGCGATCACGCCCCCGGGTCGCCCGCGCCGGTTCGACGCGCGGTTCTTCCTGGTCGAGGCCGAGGCGATCGCCGGCGACCTAGACGATTTCTCGGGCGCCGAGGACGAGCTCAGCCACCTGCAATGGATCCCGCTCGCCGCGGTGCGCGGCTTCGACCTCCCCTTCATCACCGAGGTCGTGCTGGCTGAGGTCGCGGGCCTCCTGCGCCAGGGGCTGCCGCCCGAAAGCGTGCCCTTCTTCGACAACCGCGGCCCGCGCTCCGAGTTCCAGCGACTGCGTTAG
- a CDS encoding DUF983 domain-containing protein, whose translation MTAMDHHMIERRPRPLGAALLRGWCKRCPNCGAGPMMSDYLSVREHCPVCREDLNHHQSDDGPAYLTVLIVGFVMSPLLLWVVLLFDPDPLVLTSFFSIGSVGLALYLLPRLKGVMVALQWARRMHGFGNDP comes from the coding sequence ATGACGGCGATGGACCACCACATGATCGAGAGGCGGCCAAGGCCCCTTGGTGCCGCGCTGCTGCGCGGCTGGTGCAAGCGATGCCCCAATTGCGGGGCGGGCCCGATGATGTCGGATTACCTGTCCGTGCGCGAGCATTGCCCGGTCTGTCGCGAAGATCTGAACCATCATCAATCGGATGACGGCCCGGCCTATCTGACGGTGCTGATCGTCGGGTTCGTGATGTCGCCGCTGCTGCTGTGGGTCGTGCTGCTTTTCGACCCCGACCCCCTGGTGCTGACCTCGTTCTTCTCCATTGGCTCCGTCGGGCTCGCACTGTACCTTCTGCCACGGTTGAAAGGGGTGATGGTAGCGCTGCAGTGGGCCAGGAGGATGCACGGATTCGGGAACGACCCATAG